The Camarhynchus parvulus chromosome 19, STF_HiC, whole genome shotgun sequence genomic sequence CACCGCTGGCCGGTCCCCGGGATGCTGCCGGCTCCTTCCGAGGCCGGGAGCTGCTCACGGACATCCCCGGTACCGCTCGGGGGCTGCCGGCACCGAGCGCCGGTGGGCAGGCGGCGTCCCCGGCACCCTGCCCTTCCCATGGGGATTGTCCGCAGCTCGGGCTCCTTCGGGTTTGCCTTTGTGCCGGGCTGGGTGTGTGTCACACCAGGCAGGGGCATTGCCAGGGCTGCGTGTGTGTCACACCAGGCTGGGGCATTGCCagtgctggctccagccccCTGGGCCGGGCTGGGTCCGAGGGGACGCGGGGCAGGGGGGATGCTGAGCCCCCATCACCGagcccctgtgcccacagcGGGCTGCAGGTAAGGGACGATGGGGATTGTCCTCCCAACAATGCCTCTCTCGCCCCTGCCCGGCGtgcagccccctccctccccacgGCGTTATCTCCCACTCAATCCCCGGGGGTTTTCGGcggctctgctcagctctgcccagccctgggcacggCAGGGcccagttttggggtgtggggaggaGGTGGGGTCACCCTGCATCCCCGGCAGATTTCTTCATCCACCTCCCTCCGCTGTGGCATGGGGATGCTGCAGAGTCATGCAGACAGCCCGGTGCTGGGGAGCCAGGACACGCAGCCACCCTTCCCTCGGGCATTGCCCGTGCACCCCCGGAACCAGGGCTCCCCAGTGGCTACACCCCATGAACTGGCACTGGCACACCACGGCAGGCAcggggcagctcctcctgccctgctgggcacagcctctCCCGGCCCAGCCGAGCCCACACGGAACTGAAGTGCCGTGAGCTAAACCAATCAAGCAAACACCGATTTATCCCGGCACGGCGGAAATCCAGCCCTCACCATGTGGCCACAACGCTGCCGTGACAGCACGTGCTGCCCTCCATCACCATCGGGAGCATCCTCTCCCTGCATCCCCGAGCTCTGCACCACCCCAGCACCCTCGGCAAGGCTCACCTGGCATTTTGCTGGGCGGGGAGGCGCTGGGCTGGTTGTGGTGGGGGGAGCCgtgggacagcagcaggttCATGCTGTGGGGGGCTGGCCCGAGCTGTAGGCATCCATGGCCAGTTTCTGGCGGAACGCCTCCTCCTTGCGCCGGTTGGCAAACCAGTTGTACACCCGCACCTCCGTCACCAGGTTGGAGCCCAGCCCGTGGGCCTTGGAGGGGGACACTCCTCGCTGCAGACACTCGGCCCTGCAGGGCAAGGGACACGTTGGAGCaagggtgctgctgggggcaaGCAGGGGCCTCGGCACACCACAAATCTGGGGGAGTTTCAGCCCTTCCTGCATGCCCACCTGCTCTCTTCAGCTACAGCCATGCTGTAaacacatccctgctccctctgacagtgctgcagcatccctgcgGTTCCCCTGTATCATCCTTGCAGCATCCCCATCACGCCCCTGCCCAAGCATAGAGCTCACTCTGCCCCAGACATCACCCAGAGGGGGAAAGCATGGCAAGGAGAGGCCTGGCAGCTCAGCAAAGCTGTGCCACGAGCCGGGTGGTGAGCCAGGAGCATGGCATCTCCCACGGCAtctcctgcagcatctcccgCGGCTTTCGGAAAGAAGGCtgaggctgtgggcaggggaggCAGCCCAGGTGCGTGGGGCAGCCATTACCTGTTGCACTCCTCCACCAGGgtctccctctcctccttgctGGGGTTCTTCTGGCGCTCGTAGGCTTGGTACAAGATTTGCTGGGAGGCCGGCCCCCACTTGAACCGATTGCGCCGCATCTTCTTGCTGGGCGTTTCAGAGCAGGCGTCGTCGAGCTGGGCAGCCCCCTGGTTCTGCTGATTGAACTCTggaaagagaaacagcagctgatCCTGACTGCCTTTGTCTGTCACATTTCCACAACCCTGGACTGCCTGGTTGAActctgaaagagaaaggagCAGACGTGAGCTGGCCTGTAGCCGCCGCTCGCAGCCACCGTCCCGCGCCGAGGggccccccgtgtcccctgcccagcaccccgAGCCCACAGCAGGCTTTGGAGCCAGCCAGGTGCTCCCTGCCACCCACCCCGGGAAGGGGCCagcctgctgccacccctgtTTAATGGGGAGGCTTGTGCAGGGCACGCTATGGCCATGCATATTCATGGGCAGGGCCGCTGCCAGCCTGCGCTTGTTTCAGGAGGATTTTTCCAAGcaaggagctgggcaggacGGCTGCAAAGCCCCCCGAGAGGGTGCCCCTCTGTGCTCAGGCAcagctgccctccccagcccctcgcAGCGTGGTGGGACGCCAGCCCCGTGCCCGGGGCGGGCAGCACCAGAGGTGACCTTCGGCGGCCGCCCCAGCCCCGGCACTTGTCACCGCGGCAGTAAAGGGAGATTAATGGCAGGGTTTTATTATTCCCAGTTTTGCAGGGGAATTCTCCCTCTTTTTATAATGGCTTTTCCCCCTGTGACGGGGGGGAAGCACAGGGcaaggctggagcaggctctgtTTGCTCTAACGTCTCAAGGTGTGTTTTCAGAGCAATGGTATTTGGTGCTAAACCCTTCTCTGCACTTCCCCTCTGCTGGATATTGCATCCTTTCCTGAGGGGTGCCAGTGCCACTCGGGGCTGCTTTGAGAGCTATGGGACagatcccagggcagggaagagTGGGAGAGGGGCACAAAGGAATAGTCTGTGTGCTTGGTCAAAATACTCTGAATTTTAAACAGCACAGACTGTCCCAAACCCTGCTACAGACAGCAGcaattcagggtttttttaattttctctctctacATCTTTTGCACTgagttgaaaaaaaatgagcagCCTGAAAAATAACAAGGAAAAGGTGCAAAGGTGGGAAAGGCACCTAATTGTGAGCCATCATTAATTGCTTTCCCAGCTCtaacaaacacaaatattcaGAAATTCAGCCGTGTGGATGAGCCGGGGGAAGCCTGCCACCAAGAGGGGCTCTCACCCACTTTTCCCACACCTTAAATTCATTTTACTTGGAAAACTGTTTTGGGGAggtgctgcacagctggagtCTGCGGTTGGTgctggtgcccagggcaggacagggacacggggaccccCATTCCAttccccccattcccacagGTACTTACGGCGGAGGATCTCCCGCTGCTTGCGGACGTACCACGTGTACAGGGCAGCTCTCTTCTGGGTCTTCATGGGGGTGCCCTTGTTGAGGtgctgggacaggtgggacTGGTTGAGGCCGGTGACATCCACCACCTCCCTCTGGGGGATGTTGTGCTGCTGCATGTACCCCTTGATCATCTTCGCTGCCCGCCACGGGTCCTCGCTGTGGGCAGGGAAACCAAGGGTTAATATCTGCTGCCAGGGGAAAGCCCCCAGTGTTTGCTTCTCCCCATAATGGAAACttttcattactattattattattattattattattataacaaCTGTTTCAGAAGGACACAAGATCCTTGGAGTGTATGTTTTTCCCCAGGCTCCCAAaacagccctgtcccaccccagggTGGTGGGATGGGGGCTCACACCATCGCTGTGTGATCACAGCCAGACGTTCCCCCAAGGGAGGGAGAAGCAGAGAGCACCCCAGTGTCCTGATGGGACACACCAAGGTCCCATCAatgccagcagagctcctccaAACCCTCCATGGAGAAGCACAGCCCGTCCgtgagctgctgcctttctgttCGGCGCGATTTCTGCTGTGGAAGATACGCACAGACAGTGGGACACACACATGGATGGGCATGGGGagcccaccctgctctgctaatgaagaaagagaagtgCTGGGGATgtttttcctgccctgctcagggtgcAGCACCTGCACTGTGCCCGTGCCCCCGCTGGCAGggacccctgccctgccaccgAACCCCACCCGCCGCGCTTgctctgcagcttcttccttcCATTCCCACAGGGATAATGACCTAAAAATCTCAATATCCCCTTAAAAAGGACCCTATTCCCTTGCTCCCACAGCTGTGAATGCACTGACCATACACAAAAGGCTGAGAAGCCAAGGTCAAACCAGGCACACAAACCCAACGAGTCCCCGAACGCAAAACCGAAACCAAACCCCCGAAAATTTTGAGTCACTCCTGATTATTATTAAACACCTGAATTTGGCTCTTGTAGGACCCAGGTGTAAATGACTCTTCTCTAAATCACACTACTTTACTGTCTGCTGATTAGggtctttttattttagaaaaaataaaattacgAAAATTACAGCTGAAAATCCAAATGCTGTCCGTGGTCTTTAGCTCTATCGAATGCCCAGTGTGACAGCAGAACAACAGGCCAAAACACCTGTGCTGTACCCAAGACCCCAGAGTTTATTCTGGGCTAAAAGGGAGCACTTTCAGCATTGAAAAATCAgtgtgagcccagagctggtCACAGTCCTGCACTCAAATAATGCGATGCCCCAACGCCGCGCTTGGAACGTCCAACTGCTTTCCCAATTCATCAACTACTTTGGATCCTTCAGCTTGtcaagtgaaggaaaaaaaaaaagaagcccaACAAGTAGATTTCTTACTTTTATTCCTGAATGTAGCTTGAAAACAAAGCTGGTTGGATCCACGGCAAAACACCGGAGCAGAGCCAAGCAGGGCTTTGTCACCCCCGGGAAGGAGCCACGGAGCCTTCCCGGAGCCGCTGAGCCTGTGCCCAAACCTGCATCCCCCAGGCAGGGGAACCCcgctggttttgggggtcctgtcCATGGGACGGTTCCCAGAAAATGTGGGAGGCAAAGAGAAGGATGTGGAGAAAatgtcctgcccagcagcaccgGGCAAAGCCGCCGCCTGCCCCAGCTGAGGGGCTCGGGCAGACCAGCGGCTCATGTCACCCAACTGATCCCACTAATTACTGATTAATAACGAGTTAATGAAACAGAGCTCATTATCATTTCTAAGAGAGGTTTGGTTCGCAACCGAGCCCAGGGCAGCATTTGCTCAGAGTGAAACCGAGAGCCAGTGAATCAGAGCATGCTTGGAAAATGTCAAATGAGGGACTCGGGGGCTACAGAGGAGATTTTGAAATTCACATAAAATTTGGCAacatttttgctggaaaaatatCTGAGAATTAGTAAAAAAAGTCCCGGAATTTCCCtccatttaattaattttaaaaaggcttcACCTTGACATTTCCAAAGCGTTTCACACTTACACTTTCAAAACAATTACTCAGGTCTTAATTTCTGATAAGTGATTTTTCCTTTACGAATCAACTTGACCGTATTCAAAAGGGTTAAACAACCtgaaaccaaacccaaacattttgtttcatgttAAACAAAATGTTTGGACTTGACCCAAAATGAAACGTTTGAGTGTTTGTTTggcctctttttttcccctttcttttttggtAACCTAAAAAGCCAGAGAGGAAAACCTTTTGAGTCAACACCAGCCCTTATTCTTTGATTCTGTcaccaaaatgaaataaaacaaacattaatTGTCCAATCTTCAACAGGAGTTTActtacaaacaaaaccaaaaccccgACCCAGCCCAGGAGTGCTTTCTAATACTGGGTAACCAGTTTATAGCCCTGGCTCCAGGGTCCTTCTCACCAGAACCATGGAAAGGTGTTTTTCTTGCACAAAATTAGCCCCACAAAGCCTGGCTGCCAATGCTGCCCGAGAAAGAGCCATTTCCCCATTCAGCCTCACACACAGGTGGGGGCAAAGCCTGTTCCTCTTCCCAGCGATTCCCAGACCAGCTCACCCATTTTGCCAGCCTCAAAACCAGGTAAATACACTCCACATCCTCAGAGAAATATGCCAAGAATTTATAGAGATGGATCATacacccagctccctgcagaaatGCCATCCTGCTCAGCATCTCCCTGCacaccaggctgtgcctgcactCCCCACACAGCTCGGGTGCCTTTGCTGACTCCCCGGGGCTGGTGGCCTCCCAAAGTCCCCAGCCCACGGGTGGGATCTGGGATTTATTATTTCCCTGAGTGAGGTGTGGGTGAGCCCTGCAGGTgatggggcaggcagggagctgtgggctgtCTGTGTAGAGCTGAGCTCTCCGTGGGTGATCCCACAGCACCCACCACGCCATGGGTGGGCAGCAAAGCCCCGACCAGGgtcccagagagctgcagggctcctgagcagcccagggatgTGGGAACAGCCCAGGAGTGAGCCTGCCCCGGGCCGGGACACCGGGGCAGCGGGAGAagagggggctcagccccagcagggctgcagtcGGTGTCTCCCGGCCGCCCTACCTGCTCGCTCTCCAAGTACAAAGGCCTCTCTCAGAGCAAACACGAGCTCTTTGCAAAGGCTCCTCAGGGACATGTGCCCGCTCTTGTTTGCACCCAAGGCAAACTCTGCACAGAAACAcctgtgggagcacagggaccccGGGGCTCAGCCTGCTCAGCACCCCCGGGCACGCCGCGGGTGGATGTGGCCAGCaagggggacactggggacaggcgGGAGCAGCCCGGGGTGCGGGGCTCCGTGCcgagcaggagggctgggagcccaTCGGGAGAGCCCCGCGATGGAGCCTCCCCGCAGGAGCCCCCTCGGTGCCCGAAGGGTCCCGCTCTGGGCGGGCACGGGTGGCACTGCCCGGTCCCCAAAGGGCACCTGCTGCTGCCGGGGCGGGACTGCGCGCCGCGCGACCGGGGGGGCCCGGGGAGGCGCCGGCCCGGGGACCCGCGCGGGCAGCACCGGGGCCGCACGGGCGCCCGGGGCCCGGGGAGCACCGGGGCACACGGGGGCAGCACCGGGGCAACGGCGGGGCACGCACGCGGGCAGGCACACGGCGGGCAGCACCGGGGCACACGGCGGGCAGCACCGGGGCACGCACGGCGGGCAGCACCGGGGCACACGGCGGGCAGCACCGGGGCCGCGCTCCGGGCACCGCGCTGGGCATCGCGACAGGCACGGGCACGGCAGCGCCCAGtgggggacacacggacagagCCCGAGCTGTGCCCGCCGCACTCGgggccggccccgcggggctccCACCTGCTCACACCGCCGCCGCTTCCCCGGGGCTCCGGAGCGGAGTCGGTGCCGCCCGACCCCGCCGAGTCCGGGGCTGCcccgctcggcccggcccggctcggtTCGGTTCGGAGCGGAGCCGCATCTCGGGATGGGCCggagcggagccgccgccgTCGGGGgttccctcctccttccccgcTCCCGGTCCGCTTTACAACCCCGGCAATGAATAACCCGCCGGCCCGATCGCCCTGATCGCGGCCTTTTGTGTATCTTTCTGTTGATgatttatagaaataaattaataacgCCCCGGGCTCCACGTGGTGCGGTTTACGTTTGAGCCGCCGGCGCGGACGGACGGAGCCGGCGGCCGGTCCGagcccccgcggccccggcagccccggccccgccgcgaCCGGGGACGGGCAGCCCCGACGGGGCGGGGGGACGCGGCCGCCGGGTCCGGCCTCCCCCGtgcccgctccgctccgctccgccgcGGGGTCCGGACAAGGGAGCGCCGGGCAGGGGAGCCCCGGGAGCCGCCACCGGGACCGACCgcggggcgggcagggagcCCCGGGAGCGCCACGGGGTGGGACACAGCGAGCAGGGAGCGCCGGGAGCCCTCACCGGGCCCGACACACCGGGAgcgagccccgggcagggcgcTGGGGGCCGGGGCCGTCGGGCCGAGCCCCGCGGGCGGATCCCGGCGGTGCCGGTACCTGATCATCCTCTCCACCTCTGCCCGCTGCTCCACGGCCTCCTCCGTGTTGAGCGACTGCAGCTCGCGGAGGATCTGCGGCGTGTCAAAGTCGTCGCCGTCCTCGGAGCCCTCGTCGCCCGAGAGCTTGCCCTTGCCGTGCCCGTTGGCcagcggcgggagcgcggcccTGCCGTCGGGGGGCCCGCCGGGAGACAGCGGGAGGCTCTCCAGCTTGACGCCGAAGCCGGCGGCGGGCACCATGTCCTCCAGGGCGCGGATCAGCCCCTCCTTGGTGGCCCCGGAGCTGAGCAGGGCGCCCAGCAGCTCCCGTTGCAGGCCGCTCAGCTGGGACACCATCCTACCCTctcccgccgcgcccgccgctccGCTCGCCTCGCTCCTCCCGCTCCGCCCCGGCCGCGGCTGCTGCGGGCCGCGGGCCGCGCTCTACCGAGCCATGACCGCCACCATAAGGCATTATACCTTATGCAAATCAGCGCCAAAGCCTCTCCtccggcccccgccccggcccggcacggctcggcccggccctTAGCGCCCGCCGGGGCGGACTTTGCCTCGCGGCCGGCGGGAGGCCccgggggagcggcgggggcagcgccgggcgggACGGCGCGCACGGGCACGGCACGGCGGCTCCCAGCgccccggagccgccccggAGCCGCCGTCGGGGTCCCGGTGCCGGCAGCGCCCCGGGAAGGGAGCGCCGCCCTCTGCCCGCGGCCCCCGGGCCGAGCCGGGACCCCCGGCGGGTTCGGCTCCCCCGGGCGCTGTGCCCGCGCTGGAAGGGCGCCAGGATGAGAACCCCTCGTGGTTTCTCCCCCCGTGTCCTCCAGGGtgtggggtgctgctggcccagccccggcacagggcaggaacaggctgTGCGGGTCCagggagcacccccagcacgGGGGTCACCCGTGGGGGTCGTGGCCGCCGctgtggggcagctctggggacaggctCGGGGCCATTTAGCTGTGCAGGACATGGCAGGACACCCAGTTAGCAGaggggacac encodes the following:
- the HNF1B gene encoding LOW QUALITY PROTEIN: hepatocyte nuclear factor 1-beta (The sequence of the model RefSeq protein was modified relative to this genomic sequence to represent the inferred CDS: deleted 2 bases in 1 codon), coding for MVSQLSGLQRELLGALLSSGATKEGLIRALEDMVPAAGFGVKLESLPLSPGGPPDGRAALPPLANGHGKGKLSGDEGSEDGDDFDTPQILRELQSLNTEEAVEQRAEVERMISEDPWRAAKMIKGYMQQHNIPQREVVDVTGLNQSHLSQHLNKGTPMKTQKRAALYTWYVRKQREILRQFNQAVQGCGNVTDKGSQDQLLFLFPEFNQQNQGAAQLDDACSETPSKKMRRNRFKWGPASQQILYQAYERQKNPSKEERETLVEECNRAECLQRGVSPSKAHGLGSNLVTEVRVYNWFANRRKEEAFRQKLAMDAYSSGQPHSMNLLLSHGSPHHNQPSASPPSKMPGVRYSQASGEAASSGAISHHGGAAMVTSSQAVLQQVSPASLDPGHALLSPEGKMVNLGVGGGLPPVSTLTNIHSLSHHNPQQSQNLIMTPLSGVMAIAQSLNTSQAQSVPVINSVAGSLAALQPVQFSQQLHSPHQQPLMQQSPGHMAQQPFMATVTQLQNSHMYTHKQEPPQYSHTSRFPSAMVVTDTSSISTLTNMSSSKQCPLQAW